In the Hordeum vulgare subsp. vulgare chromosome 7H, MorexV3_pseudomolecules_assembly, whole genome shotgun sequence genome, one interval contains:
- the LOC123409742 gene encoding probable protein phosphatase 2C 57 produces the protein MEELRLGSGGGGGGRGKPPIPSSASARKPVLSRHASFVRPPLNNTKSETERTFESTDVEYTPVVRSGGWADIGSRSAMEDVYICCDNFLQDFGPENCEEGPSSFYGVFDGHGGKHAADFVCSNLPRFIVEGDGFPGEIEKAVSSAFLQTDAAFADACSVNSSLASGTTALAALIIGRSLLVANAGDCRAVVCCRGKAIEMSRDHKPSCNREKMRIEASGGYVYDGYLNGLLNVARAIGDWHMEGMKACDGLGPLSAEPEVMMRNLTEEDEFLIIGCDGIWDVFRSQNAVDFARRRLQEHNDPIACCKELVDEAIKRKSGDNLSVVVVCFNSIAPPVLTAPRPRVQRSISAEGLKELQGFLDSLAD, from the exons ATGGAGGAGCTTAGgctcggcagcggcggcggcggcggcggcaggggtaaGCCGCCGATCCCGTCGTCAGCCTCGGCGAGGAAGCCGGTGCTGTCACGGCACGCATCCTTT GTGAGGCCCCCTTTGAACAATACAAAATCTGAAACTGAGAGAACTTTTGAAAGCACAGATGTTGAGTATACCCCAGTTGTACGGTCTGGAGGCTGGGCCGATATTGGGTCAAGGAGCGCAATGGAGGATGTCTACATTTGCTGTGACAATTTCCTGCAAGATTTTGGACCTGAAAACTGTGAAGAAGGGCCCAGTTCGTTTTATGGG GTTTTTGATGGGCATGGTGGAAAGCATGCTGCGGACTTTGTGTGCAGCAATTTGCCAAGGTTCATCGTTGAGGGTGATGGTTTTCCGGGGGAGATAGAGAAAGCTGTCTCCTCAGCATTCTTACAGACTGATGCTGCTTTTGCAGATGCTTGCTCTGTGAACTCCTCTCTTGCATCTGGCACGACTGCGCTTGCTGCACTCATAATTGGGAG GTCACTTCTGGTGGCAAATGCTGGCGATTGTAGAGCAGTTGTATGTTGCCGTGGAAAGGCGATTGAGATGTCCAGGGACCATAAGCCATCTTGCAACAGAGAGAAGATGCGCATTGAAGCCTCGGGTGGTTATGTTTACGATGGATACCTGAATGGGCTCCTGAATGTTGCTCGAGCAATCGGGGATTGGCACATGGAAGGAATGAAAGCATGTGATGGTCTTGGGCCTCTTAGTGCGGAGCCAGAGGTGATGATGCGGAATCTTACCGAGGAGGACGAATTCCTGATCATCGGCTGCGACGGGATCTGGGATGTATTCCGCAGCCAAAATGCGGTAGACTTTGCACGCCGGAGGCTCCAAGAGCACAACGACCCAATCGCCTGCTGTAAAGAGCTTGTCGACGAGGCCATCAAGAGGAAGAGCGGCGACAACCTTTCCGTGGTTGTCGTGTGCTTCAACTCCATAGCGCCCCCTGTCTTGACAGCCCCCAGGCCCCGCGTACAGAGAAGTATATCCGCAGAAGGATTGAAGGAGCTGCAGGGCTTCCTCGATAGCTTGGCCGACTGA